One window of Treponema denticola genomic DNA carries:
- a CDS encoding flagellar basal body-associated FliL family protein, whose translation MCKNNRKGLKLYKFLKYVLLAIILIIIAGSVFSLFKKKNTDEGLRSETPSEIRGKKALYSDLGRLRIPTADTAPGTLVVFPVLEYNSEDKAFEEELVQKKEDIRNSLIDWFSQKTVYELYTMPENEVKKEVLAEINSILNLSRIKRIYFKDFVILE comes from the coding sequence ATGTGTAAAAATAACCGGAAGGGCTTAAAATTATATAAATTCCTTAAATATGTACTTCTTGCAATAATCCTTATTATAATTGCAGGTTCCGTTTTCTCTCTTTTTAAGAAAAAAAACACAGATGAGGGTTTAAGGTCTGAAACTCCTTCGGAGATACGCGGAAAAAAGGCCCTTTATTCCGACTTGGGGCGGCTTAGGATTCCTACAGCCGATACCGCGCCCGGAACCCTTGTCGTTTTTCCCGTTTTGGAGTATAATTCTGAGGATAAGGCCTTTGAGGAAGAACTTGTCCAAAAAAAAGAAGATATCCGAAACAGCCTTATTGACTGGTTTTCGCAAAAAACCGTATATGAGCTTTATACCATGCCTGAAAACGAGGTTAAAAAAGAAGTATTGGCCGAGATAAATTCTATTCTAAATTTATCCCGTATAAAACGCATATATTTTAAGGACTTTGTTATTTTGGAATGA
- a CDS encoding mechanosensitive ion channel family protein, with amino-acid sequence MQNLLDNVQKWLSEYSVRGDIFWLIAVLAVSFILHKVLKKILSGTVKKILSRITAKTKSKLDDYIFDKIHVERVSLIIYIFAFNFLSLKLSFGAGLMQKLASLISIWIIIRLLHGLLDGLTAYTENEPRFAGKPYRSYVQVFILIVYIAGFIIAAGTISGKSPWSLLSGIGAMTAVLLLVFRETILSFVASLQISSYDLVRRGDWISVPKYDADGDVTEVALHTIKIQNWDKTISVLPTSDLMQSGFKNWRGMQETGGRRIKRSIFLDVSSVKFMDEELRRRVGKIDLLKSYFAEVESSDISAQYGSDTEHPLNDRRLTNIGTFRMYVTRYLQSLDTLRKDLTFLVRQLEPGATGIPLEIYVFTATTNWGEYEKIQADIFDHLFAAVHEFDLRIFQYPVGGFLAKN; translated from the coding sequence ATGCAAAATTTATTGGATAATGTTCAAAAATGGCTTTCGGAATATTCAGTGAGAGGCGATATTTTTTGGCTGATTGCCGTTTTGGCTGTTTCTTTTATTCTTCATAAAGTGTTAAAGAAAATACTGTCGGGAACGGTAAAAAAAATACTGTCCCGCATTACAGCCAAAACAAAGAGCAAACTGGATGATTATATTTTTGATAAAATTCATGTAGAACGTGTTTCGCTGATTATATATATTTTTGCCTTTAATTTTTTGTCTCTAAAATTAAGTTTCGGAGCGGGGCTTATGCAAAAACTTGCAAGCCTTATTTCGATATGGATAATAATAAGACTTTTGCACGGCCTCTTGGACGGGCTTACAGCCTATACTGAAAACGAACCCCGATTTGCGGGAAAGCCTTACCGCAGTTATGTTCAGGTTTTTATCTTAATTGTTTATATTGCAGGCTTTATCATCGCTGCAGGAACAATCAGCGGAAAGTCTCCATGGTCTCTTTTAAGCGGAATAGGAGCTATGACGGCTGTTCTTCTTTTGGTCTTCCGCGAGACGATTCTTTCTTTTGTGGCAAGCCTCCAGATTTCTTCCTATGATTTGGTTAGAAGAGGCGATTGGATTTCGGTTCCAAAATATGATGCCGACGGAGATGTTACCGAGGTCGCCTTACATACGATAAAAATTCAAAACTGGGATAAAACCATTTCCGTTTTACCGACAAGCGACCTGATGCAAAGCGGCTTTAAAAACTGGCGGGGTATGCAGGAAACGGGAGGAAGGCGTATCAAGCGTTCAATCTTTTTGGATGTTTCTTCCGTAAAATTTATGGATGAAGAACTGAGACGCAGGGTAGGGAAGATAGATCTTTTAAAATCCTACTTTGCCGAAGTTGAAAGCTCGGACATAAGTGCCCAATACGGAAGCGATACGGAGCATCCCTTAAACGATAGAAGACTTACCAATATCGGCACCTTTAGAATGTATGTTACGCGCTATCTTCAAAGCCTTGATACTTTAAGAAAGGATTTGACCTTTTTGGTGCGCCAGCTTGAACCGGGAGCTACAGGCATCCCCTTGGAGATTTATGTTTTTACCGCAACAACCAACTGGGGAGAATACGAAAAGATTCAAGCCGATATTTTCGACCATCTTTTTGCGGCCGTCCACGAATTCGACCTTAGAATTTTCCAATATCCTGTAGGCGGTTTTTTGGCAAAAAATTAG
- a CDS encoding response regulator transcription factor encodes MRIAIIDDEKLICEGLKIIFQSYPDIEVIATGSNGNDALKICEEKNPELLLMDIRMPECNGVEATKKIKKSFPDIKILILTTFNDTEYIQKALQYGASGYLLKDSSPDVIYDGIKAAISGNIVINPEVAKNMLFENHEEEERVIRPLTEIQDEFGLSQKEIEIIRLVSEGLSNKQIAYKQGLSEGTIKNNISVIFDKTFVSDRTQLAAFAFKNGIV; translated from the coding sequence ATGAGAATAGCTATTATCGACGATGAAAAGCTCATCTGTGAAGGGCTAAAAATTATTTTTCAATCCTATCCCGATATCGAGGTTATTGCAACAGGCAGCAACGGAAACGATGCCCTAAAAATATGCGAAGAAAAAAATCCTGAGCTCCTCCTCATGGATATAAGGATGCCGGAATGTAACGGTGTAGAAGCAACAAAAAAAATAAAAAAAAGTTTCCCCGATATAAAAATATTGATTCTCACAACCTTTAATGATACCGAATATATTCAAAAAGCCCTTCAATACGGAGCATCGGGCTATCTTTTAAAGGACAGTTCTCCGGACGTAATCTATGACGGAATCAAGGCCGCTATTTCAGGGAACATCGTTATAAATCCTGAAGTTGCAAAAAACATGCTTTTTGAAAATCATGAAGAGGAAGAAAGAGTTATAAGGCCCTTGACTGAAATTCAAGACGAGTTCGGCTTGAGCCAAAAGGAAATAGAAATTATAAGACTTGTTTCGGAAGGGCTTTCAAATAAACAGATTGCCTACAAGCAAGGACTTTCGGAAGGCACAATAAAAAACAATATTTCCGTAATATTCGATAAGACCTTTGTCTCCGATAGAACACAGCTGGCCGCCTTTGCCTTTAAAAACGGGATTGTATAA
- a CDS encoding CD0519/CD1768 family membrane protein, which translates to METKSFFKKEIGAENFIFLALFSAFFFGVGSVMGGVNMIKTMMETGFDLLINICLYLMAVAVLAGAISGLFSEFGTIALINKILSKLMKPLYDLPGASSLGILNCFLSDNPAILTLADDDNFRRYFKQYQLPALTNLGTAFGMGLITTTAMMGLNVKSAVPAALIGNVGAIAGSIVSVRLMIYFSKKRYGTEAFVSTKRVDPIPEKMRPVREGGAGGRFIQAMLDGGKSGVSMGLAIIPGVVIICTIVIMLTNGPSADGTYTGGAREGIAVLPWIGQKLSFILNPIYGFSSPEAISVPITALGSTGAALGIIKEMSLAGKINANDIAVFTAICMCWSGYISTHIAMMDALDTKEMTGKAILSHTIGGLFAGFVAHIIAFVL; encoded by the coding sequence ATGGAAACTAAATCTTTTTTTAAGAAAGAAATTGGGGCAGAAAACTTTATATTTTTAGCTTTGTTTTCTGCTTTCTTTTTTGGGGTCGGCTCGGTTATGGGCGGCGTAAATATGATTAAAACCATGATGGAAACAGGCTTTGATTTGCTTATCAATATCTGTTTGTATTTAATGGCTGTAGCGGTATTGGCCGGAGCTATTTCGGGACTTTTTTCGGAATTCGGCACCATCGCTTTGATTAACAAAATCCTGTCCAAACTGATGAAACCCTTGTACGACTTACCGGGAGCTTCCTCCCTCGGTATCTTAAACTGCTTTTTATCGGATAACCCCGCAATTTTAACACTTGCCGATGACGATAATTTTAGACGCTATTTTAAACAGTACCAGCTTCCTGCTCTTACAAACCTTGGCACAGCCTTCGGTATGGGCTTAATTACCACAACGGCAATGATGGGCTTAAACGTAAAATCGGCAGTTCCTGCAGCTTTGATAGGAAACGTCGGGGCAATAGCCGGAAGTATAGTTTCAGTACGCTTGATGATCTACTTTTCAAAAAAACGCTACGGAACGGAAGCCTTTGTTTCTACAAAAAGAGTTGATCCCATCCCCGAAAAAATGCGCCCAGTCAGAGAAGGCGGAGCCGGAGGAAGGTTTATTCAGGCTATGCTTGACGGAGGCAAATCGGGTGTCAGCATGGGTTTAGCCATTATTCCGGGCGTAGTAATTATCTGCACAATAGTTATAATGCTTACAAACGGCCCTAGTGCCGACGGTACATATACCGGAGGAGCCCGCGAAGGAATCGCCGTTCTTCCATGGATTGGTCAAAAACTAAGTTTTATATTGAACCCTATTTACGGCTTCAGCAGCCCTGAAGCTATCTCCGTTCCGATTACGGCACTCGGTTCTACAGGAGCTGCCCTCGGCATTATAAAAGAAATGTCTTTAGCCGGAAAAATAAATGCAAACGATATAGCAGTCTTTACAGCCATCTGCATGTGCTGGAGCGGTTATATTTCTACCCATATCGCAATGATGGATGCTCTCGACACAAAGGAGATGACGGGCAAGGCTATTTTAAGCCACACTATCGGCGGCCTCTTTGCAGGCTTTGTCGCCCACATTATAGCCTTTGTGCTCTAA